From the genome of Spirosomataceae bacterium TFI 002, one region includes:
- a CDS encoding type IX secretion system membrane protein, PorP/SprF family — protein MKGLLHHKCVKLITLAIGLFTASQTFAQQEAMYSQYMFNTLAINPAYAGSRDVLSMSAMLRYQWLGLDGAPSTQSFTIDMPIKNEKMGIGGAFYRDAIGVSSTVGGNAIFAYKVKLGARTTMSLGLQGGVENISSLLSNVANIGLDPVFSANNDINKMFPNAGAGIFISNDKGYLGVSVPKIIENKLSTYTLDGVDYSTSQKRHYFAMMGFVVGKGNVKIKPSTMLRYTAGTPLGIDGNINIWLKEKIAFGISGRKSQATLSGQEVLDAAVGMFELQLTPQLRMGYAYDFNQTSLNSFNNSNSSTTSKLTGTPTHEFLLRYEFGYGKNKILTPRYF, from the coding sequence ATGAAAGGTCTTTTACACCACAAGTGCGTTAAGCTAATAACGCTTGCCATAGGTTTATTCACGGCATCCCAAACCTTTGCACAACAAGAAGCTATGTACTCGCAGTACATGTTCAACACACTCGCAATAAATCCTGCGTATGCTGGTTCGAGAGATGTGCTTAGTATGTCGGCAATGTTGAGATACCAATGGCTTGGATTAGATGGTGCCCCATCTACCCAGTCGTTTACGATTGATATGCCAATCAAGAATGAAAAAATGGGTATAGGAGGAGCATTCTACCGTGATGCCATAGGAGTGTCATCTACTGTAGGTGGAAATGCCATTTTTGCATATAAAGTAAAATTAGGAGCACGTACTACCATGTCTTTAGGCCTTCAAGGTGGTGTTGAAAATATCTCAAGTTTACTTTCCAATGTTGCCAATATTGGTTTAGATCCAGTTTTCTCTGCCAACAATGATATCAATAAGATGTTCCCAAATGCAGGTGCTGGTATCTTCATAAGCAATGACAAAGGATACTTAGGAGTTTCTGTTCCAAAGATTATTGAGAACAAGCTTTCAACTTATACTCTTGATGGTGTAGATTATTCTACTTCTCAAAAAAGACACTATTTTGCAATGATGGGCTTTGTAGTTGGTAAAGGTAATGTCAAAATCAAACCTTCTACAATGTTACGTTATACTGCAGGTACACCATTAGGAATTGATGGTAATATCAACATTTGGTTAAAAGAGAAAATTGCTTTTGGTATTTCTGGAAGAAAATCTCAAGCTACATTATCAGGACAAGAAGTTTTAGATGCAGCAGTTGGAATGTTTGAATTACAACTGACTCCACAATTGAGAATGGGATACGCTTATGATTTCAATCAAACTTCATTGAATTCGTTTAATAACTCCAATTCAAGTACTACTAGTAAATTAACAGGAACACCAACTCACGAGTTTTTATTGAGATATGAATTTGGTTACGGAAAGAATAAAATTCTTACACCAAGATATTTCTAA
- a CDS encoding WD40-like Beta Propeller Repeat: MFVRTIKRIIIVGVLALVSTFTHAQQALLKAADHHFENLSFIKAIDAYESALKKNGLGDTEKLDAKIKLAESYSKIKDTQNAERVLREVVESGASLSDNNVEVYLKYAQALASNGKYQESQKMYDDYTAKVASDPRGKKFSKLYNDVTVLSKNANCYLVDYVTINTNSADFSPTYYQNGLVFVSNRKANAGVRRVFNWNNTPFLDLYHLEDVASLGGATASLGGGGSGEASSKNKKGGSFAGSDEYTPPSANDSRTIGSYGGNNISAGLGYGDKPITESERFDGTINSKYHEGPAAFFKDGQRVIFTRNNFLNGKARKSSDGINKLKLYIANAEKNGWGELAELPFNSDEYSTGHPALSPDEKLLFFASDMPGGYGGTDIYVSRLDGENWSAPINLGSDVNTKGNEMFPFIDEKGNMYFSSDGQPGLGDLDIFFVQVDGVTPKGRVINIGSPINSSKDDFGIVTDGIRQTGYFSSNRKRGGDDDDIYKFERQCELKEGCDLILAIYDADTKMPLDNVTVLYEDSEGNLQEGISDAEGKILITDLADGEEFTFRATREGYTANTVSFSTEGCDNEPSRLEIPLSFPVPEISEETVAENSTNSGSQSGMGNPQTGFSESGYTSGSTSGTGVTCTIRGRVLSQSGGSPLEGVLVTIKSECDGTVQTAYTDLSGFYEFTVQEGCDYTLEGNKDELASNGKKISKLSCAEGGITTDVYMFTSGDVLKVENIYFDYGKCNIRKDARAGLDKIVTLMRQNPDMKIELSAHTDARSEASFNDKISQGRAKASADYLFKRGVSRTRVEYKGYGETQPVNGCVDGVDCTEAQHAQNRRTEIKILQLN; this comes from the coding sequence ATGTTTGTCAGGACCATAAAAAGAATTATAATAGTAGGTGTACTGGCCTTAGTCAGTACATTTACCCACGCACAGCAAGCCCTGCTGAAAGCTGCAGATCACCATTTCGAAAACTTGAGCTTCATCAAAGCTATAGATGCTTATGAGAGTGCTTTAAAGAAAAACGGATTGGGTGACACTGAAAAGCTTGATGCCAAAATAAAGTTAGCTGAGAGTTACAGTAAGATCAAGGATACGCAAAATGCCGAACGTGTACTTAGAGAAGTCGTTGAAAGCGGAGCTAGTCTCTCAGATAACAACGTTGAGGTTTATCTAAAATATGCCCAAGCGTTAGCTAGCAACGGTAAGTATCAGGAATCACAAAAAATGTACGATGATTATACAGCGAAAGTAGCTAGCGACCCACGTGGTAAAAAGTTTTCCAAACTGTATAATGATGTTACTGTACTATCAAAGAATGCAAATTGCTACTTGGTAGATTATGTTACCATCAATACTAACTCTGCTGACTTTAGCCCAACTTATTATCAAAACGGATTAGTGTTTGTCTCTAATAGAAAAGCAAATGCTGGCGTACGTAGAGTATTTAATTGGAACAACACCCCATTCCTAGACCTTTATCACCTAGAAGATGTTGCCTCTTTAGGAGGAGCAACAGCCAGTCTTGGTGGCGGTGGAAGCGGTGAAGCAAGTAGTAAAAACAAAAAAGGCGGTTCATTTGCTGGTTCAGATGAATACACCCCTCCTTCTGCCAATGATTCTCGTACAATAGGTTCTTATGGTGGGAACAACATTTCTGCTGGTTTGGGATATGGTGACAAACCAATAACTGAAAGTGAGCGTTTCGACGGAACAATCAATTCAAAATATCACGAAGGCCCAGCGGCTTTTTTCAAAGATGGTCAAAGAGTAATTTTCACTCGTAACAACTTCCTGAATGGAAAAGCACGTAAAAGCTCAGACGGTATAAATAAATTGAAATTATATATTGCCAATGCTGAGAAAAATGGATGGGGCGAGCTAGCTGAACTTCCATTTAACAGTGACGAGTATTCTACTGGTCATCCTGCTCTTTCTCCAGACGAAAAATTACTATTCTTTGCATCTGACATGCCGGGTGGTTATGGTGGAACTGATATTTACGTTTCTAGATTAGACGGTGAAAATTGGTCTGCACCTATTAACCTTGGTAGCGATGTAAATACTAAAGGAAACGAAATGTTCCCATTCATAGATGAGAAAGGCAATATGTACTTTTCTTCTGATGGACAGCCAGGACTTGGTGATTTAGATATTTTCTTTGTCCAAGTGGATGGTGTAACTCCAAAAGGACGAGTAATAAACATAGGTTCTCCAATTAATTCAAGTAAAGACGATTTCGGTATAGTAACAGATGGAATTCGTCAAACTGGATACTTTAGCTCAAACAGAAAAAGAGGCGGAGACGACGATGACATTTACAAGTTCGAGAGACAGTGTGAATTGAAGGAAGGCTGCGACTTGATATTGGCAATTTATGATGCAGACACTAAAATGCCACTTGACAATGTAACAGTACTTTACGAAGACTCGGAAGGTAACCTACAAGAAGGCATCTCTGATGCTGAAGGTAAAATATTAATTACAGACCTTGCTGACGGTGAAGAATTTACTTTCAGAGCAACAAGAGAAGGATATACAGCAAATACGGTTAGTTTCTCAACTGAGGGTTGTGATAATGAACCATCAAGACTTGAGATTCCACTTTCTTTCCCTGTTCCAGAAATCAGCGAAGAAACAGTTGCTGAAAACTCAACAAACTCAGGCTCACAGTCAGGTATGGGAAATCCTCAAACAGGATTCTCTGAAAGTGGCTACACTTCAGGGTCAACTTCTGGAACTGGTGTAACTTGCACGATTAGAGGAAGAGTATTATCTCAATCAGGTGGAAGTCCACTTGAAGGAGTATTGGTAACTATTAAAAGTGAATGTGACGGTACAGTACAAACTGCATACACCGACCTTTCTGGATTTTATGAATTCACAGTACAAGAAGGATGTGATTACACACTTGAAGGTAACAAAGATGAACTCGCATCAAACGGAAAGAAAATCAGTAAGCTAAGTTGTGCTGAAGGTGGTATCACAACTGATGTTTACATGTTCACTTCTGGAGATGTTTTAAAAGTGGAAAACATTTATTTCGATTACGGAAAGTGTAACATTCGAAAAGATGCAAGAGCTGGTTTGGACAAAATCGTTACACTTATGCGTCAAAATCCAGACATGAAAATTGAGCTTAGTGCACACACAGATGCACGTAGTGAAGCTTCATTTAATGACAAAATATCACAAGGTAGAGCGAAAGCTTCTGCAGACTACCTTTTCAAAAGAGGAGTTAGCAGAACGAGAGTAGAATACAAAGGATACGGAGAAACACAACCAGTTAATGGTTGTGTGGACGGAGTAGATTGTACAGAAGCACAGCATGCTCAAAACCGAAGAACTGAAATAAAGATTTTACAACTGAATTGA
- a CDS encoding type IX secretion system membrane protein, PorP/SprF family, whose translation MKKLLFLLLFAINCFGQNVLTDNYHFNLLGLSPAFTGERGNYGFTIALGNQFNGTLRPNQVSQLFSIDGVIKDGPSAIGFQGYRSAYGNQTTNGFTVSYGYEIETASALKLKIGLNGGLLVLPNNFAITEITQQFTGYGGLGLLIKKDQFFANISSPTLFSSSFGQFFLNGRKVNFITGYVFGNSDGIAIAPSVYYAANSDPNFGNNINANLKLWVFDKWVLGLSARNNSARKSTKLVSSLEFNLNGSSRFGLSYDPLPSDLVNIPSIGNINTGVIQLMYRYDVTFDENRPLLNWF comes from the coding sequence ATGAAAAAACTCTTGTTCCTATTGCTTTTCGCAATCAATTGCTTTGGACAAAACGTCCTAACAGACAATTATCATTTCAATCTTTTAGGCTTAAGCCCAGCATTTACTGGAGAAAGAGGCAATTATGGATTCACAATAGCATTGGGAAACCAATTCAATGGAACTCTACGCCCTAATCAAGTTAGTCAATTATTTAGCATTGATGGAGTGATCAAAGATGGACCTAGTGCTATCGGGTTTCAAGGATACAGAAGTGCATATGGCAACCAAACTACCAACGGCTTTACGGTAAGTTATGGCTATGAAATTGAAACGGCTTCAGCCTTGAAATTGAAGATTGGCTTAAATGGAGGCCTGCTTGTCTTGCCAAATAATTTTGCAATCACAGAGATCACCCAACAATTTACAGGATATGGAGGCTTAGGTTTACTCATAAAGAAAGATCAGTTTTTTGCAAACATCTCCTCCCCTACTCTTTTCTCTTCCTCATTTGGTCAGTTTTTTCTCAATGGGAGAAAGGTTAATTTTATCACCGGATATGTTTTTGGCAATTCTGATGGGATAGCAATCGCACCAAGTGTTTATTATGCTGCCAACTCCGACCCGAATTTTGGAAACAATATAAATGCAAACCTTAAACTGTGGGTTTTCGATAAATGGGTGCTCGGCCTTTCGGCCAGAAACAACAGTGCAAGAAAGTCAACCAAATTAGTTAGTTCTTTAGAATTCAATCTAAACGGGAGCTCAAGGTTCGGCTTATCTTACGACCCCTTACCAAGTGACCTCGTCAATATACCATCAATAGGAAATATAAATACAGGTGTTATTCAATTAATGTATCGGTATGATGTAACTTTTGATGAAAACAGACCCTTGCTCAACTGGTTTTGA
- a CDS encoding 2-oxoglutarate dehydrogenase E1 component — MDQFSYVANADVAAIESLYQQFKVNPDSVDASWRDFFKGFEFSESWHQNGSSKPQATPNGSNEHIRKEIEVVHLIRGIRARGHMAANIDPIFKERKTDPSLKIADFNLSDADLDTVFEAGIEVLGRPATLREIKDSLRKIYMGNIGFEYQYIRDRKIKGWFRRKVEKEYLQFEPTIDEKKRILSKLNEAAAFENFLHTKFLGKKRFSIEGGESTIPGLDAAITQGAIQGVEEVVIGMAHRGRLNVLTNIMQKPHEQIFNEFEENVPDQEATDGDVKYHQGYASQVQTPSGHRVSLKLMANPSHLETVDPIVLGYARSRADAHFESEGRKINDFDDIYDKILPIIIHGDASIAGQGIVYELIQMSNLPGYYVGGALHFIINNQVGFTTDSDVARSSLYCSDIAKILDTPILHVNGDDPEAVVYAMKLAVEFRQEFNRDIFIDMVCYRKYGHNEADEPKFTQPEMYKIINNQPNPRDIYIEKLIQRGDADKSLAKQLKLAFESNLQEVLKKVKKRQLPYEIPKLELDWKKLRRSNKTDFEVSPKTGISKEKIKLIGEALAKTPENFTPIKQITKVLGERKEIFNGEKPFNWAAGELLAFGSILEENKWVRMSGQDVERGTFSHRHAILHDIENGQTYSSLEHIKEGQGKFEIYNSLLSEYGVMGFEYGYAMANPNALVIWEAQFGDFVNGAQILVDQYIAATESKWQTMNGLVLLLPHGYEGQGPEHSNARPERFLQLAAENNMYVCNCTTPANFFHMLRRQLALPFRKPCIHMSPKSMLRHPLAVSNIEDFEEGTNFQETYGDDFADKKNVKRVLLCSGKIYYDLLEKQQSENRKEIAILRVEQLHPFPKKQVEKLIKQYGKVETYWVQEEPLNMGAWSFILREFPEIGISDVVSRKKSASPATGYFKQHLKEQEFIINTAFDLSKK, encoded by the coding sequence ATGGATCAATTCTCGTACGTCGCAAACGCAGATGTAGCTGCCATAGAGTCGCTTTATCAACAATTCAAGGTTAATCCTGATTCGGTTGATGCCAGTTGGAGAGATTTCTTCAAAGGATTCGAATTTTCGGAATCATGGCACCAGAACGGATCTAGCAAGCCGCAAGCAACTCCTAATGGTTCAAATGAACACATCAGAAAAGAAATAGAAGTCGTTCACCTCATAAGAGGTATAAGAGCCAGAGGACACATGGCAGCGAACATAGACCCTATTTTTAAAGAAAGGAAAACAGACCCAAGCCTTAAAATTGCAGACTTTAACTTATCTGACGCAGATTTAGATACGGTTTTTGAAGCTGGTATTGAAGTTTTGGGAAGACCTGCCACTCTTAGAGAGATCAAAGACTCCTTAAGAAAGATATATATGGGCAATATCGGTTTCGAATACCAATATATTCGAGATCGTAAAATTAAAGGTTGGTTCCGACGTAAAGTTGAGAAAGAATACCTTCAATTTGAACCTACTATTGACGAGAAAAAAAGAATTCTAAGTAAGCTGAATGAAGCAGCAGCTTTTGAAAACTTTCTTCATACAAAATTTCTAGGTAAGAAAAGGTTCTCAATCGAAGGTGGAGAATCAACTATTCCAGGACTTGACGCCGCAATAACACAAGGTGCAATTCAAGGTGTAGAAGAAGTTGTTATAGGTATGGCACACAGAGGTAGACTCAATGTGTTAACCAATATCATGCAAAAACCTCATGAGCAAATTTTTAACGAATTTGAAGAAAACGTTCCTGACCAAGAAGCTACAGATGGTGATGTTAAATATCACCAGGGTTATGCAAGTCAAGTTCAAACACCTTCTGGACATAGGGTAAGTCTTAAATTAATGGCTAACCCGTCGCATTTAGAAACTGTGGATCCTATAGTATTAGGGTATGCAAGATCTCGTGCAGATGCTCACTTTGAGAGCGAAGGAAGAAAAATCAACGACTTTGATGATATCTACGATAAAATTCTACCGATTATAATTCATGGCGATGCATCTATTGCTGGTCAGGGAATTGTGTATGAATTGATTCAAATGTCTAACCTACCAGGATATTATGTAGGTGGAGCTTTGCATTTCATCATTAACAATCAGGTTGGTTTTACCACTGATAGTGATGTAGCAAGATCTAGTTTGTATTGTTCTGATATTGCGAAAATATTGGATACTCCTATACTTCACGTCAATGGAGATGACCCTGAGGCTGTTGTATATGCCATGAAATTGGCTGTGGAGTTTCGTCAAGAATTTAATAGAGATATATTTATTGACATGGTGTGCTACCGTAAATACGGGCACAACGAGGCTGATGAACCAAAATTCACTCAGCCAGAGATGTATAAAATAATAAACAATCAACCGAACCCTCGAGACATCTATATTGAGAAATTGATACAGAGAGGAGACGCTGATAAAAGTTTAGCGAAACAATTGAAGTTAGCATTCGAAAGCAACCTTCAAGAAGTTTTGAAAAAGGTAAAGAAAAGACAATTACCATACGAAATACCAAAGTTAGAGCTTGATTGGAAAAAACTTAGAAGGTCTAATAAGACTGACTTTGAAGTTTCCCCAAAGACAGGTATCTCAAAAGAAAAAATCAAGTTGATTGGAGAAGCTCTTGCAAAAACTCCTGAAAACTTTACTCCAATAAAGCAAATCACAAAAGTTTTAGGAGAAAGAAAGGAAATTTTCAATGGAGAAAAACCATTCAACTGGGCAGCAGGTGAGCTCTTAGCTTTCGGTTCAATCTTAGAAGAAAATAAGTGGGTAAGGATGTCTGGGCAGGATGTAGAAAGAGGAACTTTTTCTCATCGCCATGCAATTCTTCACGATATAGAAAACGGCCAAACTTATAGCAGTTTAGAACATATCAAAGAAGGTCAAGGTAAATTTGAGATTTACAACTCACTTTTATCTGAGTACGGAGTAATGGGATTTGAGTATGGATATGCCATGGCAAACCCCAATGCATTAGTTATTTGGGAAGCTCAATTTGGAGACTTCGTTAACGGTGCACAGATCTTGGTTGATCAATACATCGCTGCTACGGAATCAAAGTGGCAGACAATGAACGGCTTGGTACTTCTACTTCCTCATGGATATGAAGGTCAAGGACCTGAGCATTCTAATGCCCGTCCAGAACGTTTCTTACAATTGGCTGCGGAAAATAATATGTATGTGTGTAATTGTACCACGCCTGCAAACTTTTTCCACATGCTAAGAAGACAATTGGCTCTTCCTTTTAGAAAGCCTTGTATTCACATGTCTCCAAAATCAATGTTGCGTCATCCTTTGGCGGTTTCTAATATTGAGGACTTTGAGGAAGGAACGAATTTCCAAGAAACGTACGGAGATGACTTTGCAGATAAGAAAAACGTAAAAAGAGTACTACTTTGCAGTGGGAAAATTTATTACGACCTTTTGGAAAAACAACAATCTGAAAATAGAAAAGAAATCGCTATACTAAGAGTAGAGCAATTACATCCTTTCCCAAAAAAGCAAGTTGAAAAACTAATTAAGCAATACGGAAAAGTAGAAACATATTGGGTACAAGAAGAGCCATTAAACATGGGAGCTTGGTCCTTTATATTAAGAGAATTCCCAGAAATAGGAATATCAGATGTAGTTTCTCGTAAGAAAAGTGCTTCTCCTGCGACGGGGTATTTTAAGCAGCACCTGAAAGAACAAGAATTTATCATTAACACCGCTTTTGATCTAAGCAAAAAATAA
- a CDS encoding 2-oxoglutarate dehydrogenase E2 component, protein MAIEMKVPSVGESVTEVTIASWIKKDGDYVEMDEVICELESDKATFELPSESAGILRIIAAEGETLAIGAPICKIEAGESTEPAKTPEATVEEKPVAAAATAPTASQETKSINVEVPSVGESITEVTISSWMKKHGETVELDEIICELESDKATFELPSPAAGVLNIVSEEGSTIGIGETIATIASGGEVVAQSSSTPSTSEPAASTGTDQSYASGHPSPSASKILAEKGISADAVKGTGVDGRITKEDALNAQKTAPVAASPVKATETKAAPAAPSASNERGQSREKMSSLRKTISKRLVAVKNETAMLTTFNEVDMKPIMDLRKAYKDKFKEIHGVGLGFMSFFTKACSIALLEFPGVNAFIDGEEIVYNNYADIAIAVSAPRGLVVPVIRNAEKLTFQGVESEVVRLATKARDNKLTLEEMTGGTFTITNGGIFGSMLSTPIINAPQSAILGMHNIVERPVAINGEVVIRPIMYLALSYDHRIIDGKDSVSFLVRLKQLLEDPMRMLLQV, encoded by the coding sequence ATGGCAATTGAAATGAAAGTCCCATCGGTGGGTGAGTCCGTAACGGAAGTTACAATCGCTTCTTGGATAAAGAAAGATGGCGATTATGTTGAAATGGACGAAGTTATCTGTGAACTAGAATCAGACAAAGCGACATTTGAACTTCCATCTGAATCTGCAGGAATACTACGTATTATTGCAGCAGAAGGTGAAACACTAGCAATAGGAGCTCCTATTTGCAAAATCGAGGCGGGAGAAAGTACAGAGCCTGCTAAAACACCAGAAGCAACTGTAGAGGAAAAGCCAGTTGCAGCTGCTGCAACAGCACCAACAGCTAGCCAAGAAACTAAGTCAATCAATGTAGAGGTACCAAGTGTGGGTGAGTCCATTACCGAAGTAACCATCAGTTCATGGATGAAGAAGCATGGCGAAACAGTTGAGCTTGATGAAATTATATGTGAGTTAGAATCTGACAAAGCAACTTTTGAATTGCCCTCTCCTGCAGCGGGTGTTTTAAATATTGTATCAGAAGAAGGTTCTACAATTGGAATAGGAGAAACTATAGCAACCATTGCATCTGGCGGAGAAGTTGTTGCTCAAAGTAGCAGTACACCTTCAACGAGTGAGCCAGCTGCAAGTACTGGTACAGACCAAAGTTATGCTAGCGGTCACCCTTCGCCTTCTGCATCTAAAATACTAGCTGAAAAAGGAATCTCAGCTGATGCCGTTAAAGGCACCGGTGTTGATGGTAGAATCACAAAGGAGGATGCATTGAATGCTCAAAAAACTGCCCCTGTTGCGGCTAGCCCTGTAAAAGCTACCGAAACCAAAGCTGCTCCTGCTGCACCTAGTGCTAGTAATGAAAGAGGACAAAGTAGAGAAAAGATGTCTTCTTTACGAAAAACCATAAGCAAGAGGTTAGTTGCTGTTAAAAATGAAACTGCAATGCTTACCACTTTTAACGAGGTGGATATGAAGCCAATTATGGATTTACGTAAAGCATATAAAGATAAGTTCAAAGAAATTCATGGCGTAGGTCTTGGATTCATGTCTTTCTTTACAAAAGCTTGTTCTATTGCACTTTTGGAATTCCCTGGTGTAAATGCATTTATTGACGGTGAGGAAATCGTTTACAATAATTATGCAGATATAGCAATCGCTGTTTCTGCACCTAGAGGACTTGTTGTGCCAGTAATTCGCAATGCAGAAAAACTCACCTTCCAAGGTGTAGAGTCTGAAGTAGTAAGACTTGCAACTAAAGCAAGAGATAATAAATTGACACTGGAAGAAATGACTGGTGGAACCTTTACTATCACCAATGGTGGTATATTTGGTTCTATGCTTTCAACTCCAATTATCAATGCACCTCAATCTGCAATTCTTGGAATGCATAATATTGTAGAAAGACCGGTTGCTATCAATGGTGAAGTTGTAATTCGTCCAATTATGTATTTGGCTCTTTCTTACGACCACAGAATTATTGATGGAAAAGATTCGGTTAGTTTCTTAGTACGATTAAAACAATTATTAGAAGACCCAATGAGGATGCTTCTTCAGGTTTAA
- a CDS encoding dihydrolipoamide dehydrogenase, with the protein MDFDVIIIGSGPGGYVAAIRCSQLGLKTAIIEKYDALGGTCLNVGCIPSKALLDSSEHYHNANHAFADHGIDIKAPKVNFGRMVERKNEVVSKMNNGVAFLMKKNKATVYNGFGSFVDKNTVKIAKSDGSEEQITGKNIIIATGSKPTILPFMNYDKKRIITSTEALNLTEVPKNLIVIGAGVIGAELGSVYGRLGSKVNFIEFADSMIATMDKTMGKELQKSIAKQFEVEFNFSTKVTKIENKGKTVEVTAENSKGETVIFTGDYCLVSIGRRPYTDKLNLEAAGLSTDERGRVAIDDHTLETNVAGIYAIGDVIRGAMLAHKAEEEGVFVAEIIAGQKPHINYNLIPGVVYTWPEVASVGATEEELKAKGTSYNVGNFPFKALGRATASGDVDGLAKILSDKTTDEVLGMHIIGARAADMIAEGVTAMEFRASAEDLGRISHAHPTYMEAVKEAALDATGKRSLHK; encoded by the coding sequence ATGGATTTCGACGTAATTATAATTGGCTCTGGACCTGGTGGATATGTAGCAGCAATTCGTTGCTCTCAGTTGGGTCTTAAAACTGCAATCATTGAAAAATACGATGCCTTAGGTGGCACCTGTTTAAATGTAGGCTGTATTCCTTCAAAAGCTCTACTCGATAGCTCTGAGCATTATCACAATGCCAACCACGCTTTTGCGGACCACGGCATCGATATCAAAGCTCCAAAAGTAAACTTTGGAAGAATGGTGGAGCGAAAAAACGAAGTAGTTTCAAAAATGAACAACGGTGTTGCCTTTTTAATGAAGAAAAACAAAGCCACAGTTTACAATGGTTTTGGATCATTCGTTGATAAAAACACAGTAAAGATTGCGAAATCTGATGGTAGCGAAGAGCAAATTACTGGTAAAAACATAATAATTGCTACTGGTTCTAAGCCTACGATTCTACCTTTTATGAATTATGATAAAAAGAGAATCATTACTTCTACAGAGGCTTTGAACTTAACCGAAGTTCCCAAAAACCTTATCGTAATAGGTGCTGGTGTTATTGGTGCTGAACTTGGTTCCGTATATGGTAGATTAGGCTCAAAAGTTAATTTCATTGAGTTTGCCGATAGCATGATTGCAACTATGGACAAAACCATGGGTAAGGAATTGCAAAAATCAATTGCCAAGCAATTTGAAGTTGAATTTAACTTTAGTACCAAGGTTACTAAAATTGAAAACAAAGGCAAAACAGTAGAAGTAACTGCCGAAAATAGCAAAGGAGAAACAGTCATTTTCACTGGAGACTATTGCTTAGTTTCTATCGGCCGTAGACCATATACCGATAAGCTGAATTTAGAAGCAGCCGGACTTTCTACCGACGAGAGAGGTAGAGTTGCAATAGATGATCATACTTTAGAAACAAATGTTGCTGGTATATATGCAATTGGAGATGTTATTCGAGGTGCAATGCTCGCTCACAAAGCTGAAGAAGAAGGTGTTTTCGTTGCCGAAATAATCGCAGGTCAAAAACCGCATATCAATTATAACTTGATACCAGGTGTTGTGTACACATGGCCAGAGGTTGCCTCTGTTGGTGCTACTGAAGAAGAGTTAAAAGCAAAAGGGACAAGCTACAATGTTGGAAACTTCCCTTTCAAAGCACTAGGAAGAGCAACTGCCAGCGGAGATGTAGATGGACTTGCAAAAATCCTATCTGATAAAACTACTGATGAGGTACTAGGAATGCATATCATAGGTGCTAGAGCTGCAGACATGATCGCCGAAGGGGTAACTGCAATGGAGTTCAGAGCAAGTGCTGAAGACCTCGGTAGAATCTCTCACGCTCACCCTACCTATATGGAAGCTGTGAAAGAAGCAGCTCTTGATGCCACTGGCAAAAGGTCTTTACATAAGTAA